A window of Halomonas sp. GFAJ-1 contains these coding sequences:
- a CDS encoding inositol monophosphatase gives MAAYTLEARLALAIEIAQEAGKMILTAREQQGFSQRLKAGVELVTDVDVAVDKLISHRLEEHFPGEARLSEELNPERALQTPAEHLWVVDPIDGTVNFAQGLRHVAVSIGWLEQGVGKVGVIHAPFLGETFSAAEGMGAFCNKQPIKPSGAESLDSTLVATGFPYQKEARKKLLPRLAAVLASCQDVRRNGAAALDLCDVACGRLDAYYESVSPWDFVAGWVIAREAGARVGHLTEVPEGVPDDLYPEQLLVTTPKVYEAMAALLKAADQA, from the coding sequence ATGGCGGCTTACACCCTAGAGGCACGGCTGGCGCTGGCAATTGAGATTGCCCAAGAGGCCGGGAAGATGATACTGACTGCCCGTGAGCAGCAAGGCTTTAGCCAGCGGCTTAAAGCGGGCGTTGAGCTGGTGACCGACGTGGATGTCGCGGTGGATAAGCTGATTAGCCATCGTCTAGAGGAGCACTTCCCCGGCGAGGCGCGGCTAAGCGAAGAATTAAACCCGGAGCGTGCGCTGCAAACGCCTGCTGAGCATCTATGGGTGGTGGACCCGATTGATGGCACGGTTAACTTTGCCCAGGGCCTGCGCCACGTGGCGGTCTCTATTGGCTGGTTGGAGCAGGGGGTGGGTAAAGTAGGCGTTATACATGCGCCTTTCTTAGGTGAAACCTTTAGTGCTGCAGAGGGAATGGGCGCATTTTGTAATAAACAGCCGATTAAACCCAGCGGCGCTGAATCGCTTGACAGCACGTTAGTAGCCACCGGCTTCCCCTATCAAAAAGAAGCCCGTAAAAAACTCTTACCCCGCTTAGCGGCGGTGTTAGCTAGTTGCCAGGATGTTCGCCGCAATGGTGCTGCTGCGCTGGATTTATGCGATGTGGCGTGCGGGCGTTTAGATGCCTACTACGAAAGCGTATCGCCTTGGGATTTTGTGGCGGGGTGGGTTATTGCCCGTGAAGCAGGCGCGCGGGTAGGGCATTTAACAGAGGTGCCTGAGGGCGTGCCAGACGATCTTTACCCGGAGCAGCTGCTAGTCACAACACCCAAGGTTTACGAGGCCATGGCCGCCTTACTAAAAGCAGCTGACCAAGCTTAA
- a CDS encoding pilus assembly protein PilA, producing MKKYKHKHADGFTLIELLIVVAIVAILAGVSLPTFLAYLDRSAFGACQQELSTFKTQVLATDNLDDALRPFNFGACQVGGAGQPAQAAVADAFRGVFEEGSAALTLDTQRPGVQAQITAQGVIERITSP from the coding sequence ATGAAAAAATATAAACACAAACATGCTGATGGTTTCACCCTTATCGAGCTTCTTATTGTGGTGGCCATTGTCGCTATCTTGGCAGGCGTTAGCCTACCCACTTTTCTTGCCTACCTCGACCGCTCTGCCTTTGGTGCCTGCCAGCAGGAGTTAAGCACCTTTAAAACTCAAGTGCTGGCAACAGATAACCTTGACGATGCCTTAAGGCCCTTTAATTTTGGCGCCTGCCAAGTGGGCGGTGCTGGCCAACCAGCGCAAGCAGCAGTGGCCGATGCCTTTCGGGGCGTGTTCGAAGAGGGCAGCGCCGCACTGACTTTAGATACTCAACGCCCAGGGGTTCAGGCGCAAATTACTGCCCAGGGTGTTATTGAGCGTATAACGTCGCCATAA